In Spirochaetota bacterium, the following are encoded in one genomic region:
- the amrB gene encoding AmmeMemoRadiSam system protein B produces MRLWNFINIILLLTLFCKSKISSEVRQSALAGRWYSANSSKLASTIDDLITDIDRKKTLSNPLLLILPHAGYIYSGSVAARGYDLVKRLSPEIIVIIAPSHYSHFHGCSILPVDFYETPLGRVRVAKSIVNKLLYGPLFQTNRAAHRQEHSIEIHIPFLQRIYRDRLRSDIEIIPILVGNITRDDSVKISSSIVRAIKDKRRPLIIVSSDFTHYGDRFDYLPFRSNNQDILRKKIRDLDFGAVKHIINKDLDNFCSYVNKTGITACGRNAIKIALALPIRDFKAEVISYDTSGNITGDYNNSVSYVSICYSGTILKGNEEGQIIKNEDFQLTDKDKRYLLYIARKNIESVLHKNKNLEIQSDNVPKNCRNETGVFVTLKKKGNLRGCIGYVLGIKPLNKAVIENSYNAAFRDPRFSPLDKAEFNDIEIEISVLTKPQIVESIDEIKVGRDGLIIEKGHRKGLLLPQVPVEWNWNREEFLIHTCRKSGLPDYAWKYGAQIYRFQAIVFSEGDL; encoded by the coding sequence ATGAGATTATGGAATTTCATAAATATCATTTTACTGCTCACACTCTTTTGTAAATCAAAGATAAGCTCAGAGGTTAGGCAATCTGCTTTAGCTGGAAGATGGTATTCAGCTAATTCATCAAAGCTTGCATCCACAATTGATGATCTTATTACAGACATTGATAGAAAAAAAACGTTATCAAATCCACTGCTTCTAATTCTACCTCATGCCGGTTATATATATTCCGGGAGTGTAGCGGCTAGGGGATATGATTTAGTTAAACGGTTATCTCCTGAAATTATTGTAATTATTGCTCCATCTCATTATAGCCACTTTCATGGATGCTCCATCCTGCCTGTTGATTTCTATGAGACACCGCTAGGCAGGGTAAGGGTTGCAAAGAGCATAGTCAATAAGCTATTGTATGGACCCCTATTCCAAACAAACAGGGCTGCGCACAGACAAGAGCATTCAATTGAGATTCATATCCCCTTCTTGCAGCGAATATATAGGGATAGACTGAGGTCGGATATCGAAATTATCCCTATACTTGTAGGCAATATAACCAGAGATGATTCTGTTAAAATTTCAAGCTCAATTGTAAGGGCAATCAAGGATAAAAGGCGTCCACTCATCATAGTGAGTTCAGATTTCACTCATTATGGCGATAGATTTGATTATCTTCCCTTTAGGAGCAATAATCAGGACATACTCAGAAAAAAGATTAGGGATTTAGATTTTGGCGCTGTTAAACACATAATAAACAAGGATTTAGACAACTTTTGTTCCTATGTGAATAAAACAGGTATTACAGCCTGTGGTAGGAATGCGATAAAAATTGCTTTAGCCCTACCTATTAGGGATTTTAAGGCTGAGGTCATATCTTACGATACATCTGGCAATATTACAGGTGACTATAATAATTCAGTAAGTTATGTGTCAATCTGTTATAGTGGTACAATCTTAAAAGGTAATGAGGAGGGACAAATTATAAAAAACGAGGATTTTCAACTCACGGATAAAGATAAGAGATATCTACTATATATTGCACGAAAAAATATTGAATCAGTGCTGCATAAGAATAAAAATCTTGAAATCCAATCTGATAATGTGCCAAAGAACTGTCGTAATGAAACTGGTGTTTTCGTTACTCTAAAAAAGAAGGGCAATCTAAGGGGATGCATTGGGTATGTATTAGGTATTAAACCCTTAAACAAGGCGGTAATCGAAAATTCATATAACGCGGCATTTAGAGATCCACGATTCTCGCCTTTAGATAAAGCAGAATTCAATGATATTGAGATTGAAATATCGGTGTTGACTAAACCTCAAATTGTGGAGTCTATTGATGAAATTAAGGTTGGAAGGGATGGACTCATCATTGAGAAGGGGCATCGTAAGGGGCTTTTGCTTCCGCAGGTACCTGTGGAATGGAACTGGAATAGAGAGGAATTTTTGATTCACACCTGTAGAAAGTCAGGTCTTCCCGATTATGCATGGAAATATGGAGCACAGATTTATAGATTTCAGGCAATCGTTTTTAGCGAAGGCGACCTATGA
- the amrS gene encoding AmmeMemoRadiSam system radical SAM enzyme has translation MIYNEISRKELLSRGCNTLCSLIIGGSILYSYKGDPLFSLSRDEGGFKRIASHWKAINKDRVLCQLCPNECLLDVGERGVCRVRENINGKLYSLVYSRIAAIHMDPIEKKPLNHFLPGSMALSLATAGCNLSCKFCQNWQLSQSKPEDLDAIRIIPKDIVKRAKSLKSNVIAFTYNEPTVQFEYITETSNITKGMGIKSVIISNGYIKPKASRELLKNLDGVKIDLKAFNSKFYRDICGGHLTDVLKNLETVRSSGKWLETVTLVIPNQNDSPKDIRNMARWVKSNISQDVPMHFTRFHSMYLLKNLPPTPVKTLERCRGIAKSEGIRYAYIGNVPGHKWENTYCHNCDKMIIKRSGFFSITNNIKNGRCPYCKTIIPGVWS, from the coding sequence ATGATTTATAATGAAATAAGTAGAAAGGAATTGTTAAGTAGGGGTTGTAATACTCTATGTAGCTTAATTATTGGAGGTTCAATACTCTATTCATATAAGGGGGATCCCCTCTTTTCTCTATCAAGGGATGAGGGTGGTTTTAAAAGAATCGCCTCGCATTGGAAAGCGATAAATAAGGATAGGGTTCTTTGCCAACTCTGCCCTAATGAATGCCTATTAGATGTTGGGGAGAGGGGAGTATGCAGGGTACGGGAAAATATCAATGGCAAGCTTTATTCACTCGTTTACTCTCGTATTGCTGCAATTCACATGGATCCGATAGAGAAGAAACCGCTTAACCATTTTCTTCCGGGATCGATGGCCCTCTCCCTTGCCACAGCAGGATGCAACCTTTCGTGTAAATTCTGTCAGAATTGGCAGCTATCTCAATCAAAACCTGAAGATTTAGACGCAATTAGAATAATCCCCAAAGATATAGTAAAGAGGGCTAAATCCTTAAAATCTAATGTAATTGCCTTTACTTACAATGAACCTACTGTTCAATTCGAATATATTACTGAAACATCCAACATAACAAAGGGCATGGGCATTAAATCCGTTATTATCTCCAATGGTTACATTAAACCGAAAGCCAGTAGAGAATTATTAAAAAATCTTGATGGTGTTAAGATTGACCTCAAGGCCTTCAATTCAAAATTTTATAGAGATATCTGTGGTGGTCATCTTACAGATGTATTGAAAAATCTCGAAACAGTGCGTTCATCAGGTAAGTGGCTTGAGACTGTAACATTGGTGATCCCCAATCAAAACGACTCTCCTAAAGATATTAGAAATATGGCCAGATGGGTAAAGAGCAATATCTCTCAGGATGTGCCAATGCACTTTACAAGGTTTCATTCAATGTATCTCCTGAAAAATCTTCCCCCAACACCTGTAAAGACCCTTGAGAGATGCAGGGGAATAGCGAAATCAGAGGGTATAAGATACGCCTACATCGGAAATGTGCCAGGCCACAAGTGGGAAAACACCTATTGTCATAATTGTGATAAGATGATTATTAAAAGAAGCGGTTTCTTCTCCATTACAAATAATATTAAAAATGGAAGATGTCCATACTGCAAAACGATAATACCCGGAGTGTGGTCATAA